The following DNA comes from Paraburkholderia sp. PGU19.
AGACACGGCAACGTTCGTCGCCGTGCAATCTACTGACGATAACCGCCGCCTGGCCGTCATGACACTCACCGTCGACAAGGAACACTGGAGCTTTGGTGCAACATCTCTTCTGCCTGCTCAATTCCAGCGTGACACCACCCGCTTTACGCGCGACGCGAGCGCCGACGCAGCGATTGTGATGACCGTTCCGCATTTTCAGGCGCCCGGCGGGGTGGATGTATGGAAATGGAACGTACAGCATCGCGAGACCGCGCCTGTTCTACTCGCCTATCTGCGCGATCTCCGGTGGCAGGACGCCGCGCCTTCCCTGCTCCGCGATAAGAACCGCACAGCACTCGTCTTCTACGAGCGCACGGACGCCATACTCACCAATACGCTCTTCTCGGCGGGCACCGCCGCCCTGGCGCGATACGCGCTCGACGGAAACAATTTGCAAAGTATTCCGATGGAAGGTTTTCCGTTGCCAGCCGTTTACTCGGAGACGCTCTGGCTCGATCGCCTGGTTCAATAGAGACATTGCAGTTGCTCTCGGATGAGGACTCCTCTCACTCTCATTTGCGAAGCGCAAATGGAAAAGTTCTCTGAACCAGTACCTGTCTAGCAACAACTAGTGCTTGACCGAATCGCAATGTATCAATTGTCTATGGTATATCCAATCATATCGGTTACGACAATTGACGATTGACCGACGCAACCGTACGCTGCAGAAAAGACGAGAGACATGGTTCTCTGAGATCACGCCCCATTCGAGACGGTGAAAAGTGCGGATACTACAGGTCGTCTATGCGCCACGTTTGTCTGGTGCGGAGATTCTGGCAAAGGGTCTTGCGATTCAGCACAGGGAAGGTGGCCACGAAGTCTGCATTGCGTCGATGCAGCCGCAAATGGCGGACTTCGATCATAGCCGCAGCGAACTCGCGGCAGCCGACATACTGTGCGACTTTCCCGAATCGCCGCGAGGACGTATCGGGCGTCTCATGCATCTATGGCGCTGCATACGGCGATTTCGACCGGACGTGATCATTGCACACGCGACGCTAGCCGCGCTCTATGTGCGTCTTCTTCCCGTTTCCGCGCCCGTCATCTATGTGATGCACTCGGGTTCCAACGACTTCGCGAACCCGAAACTGAAGTGGGCGGAGCGCATGCTCTCGCATCGCGCGAAGGCCGTGGTCGGCGTCTCGTCGCAAAATACGCTCGACTATCTGCGTGAAGTCGGGCCGCATCCGCTCGTCACGGTGATTCCCAACGGCGTGGATCTGCCGCGCTTTCAAACCGCACCTTCCGCATCGGCCATTGCCGATCGCGGCACTTCAAAGCAGATCGTCCAGTTGGGCCGTTATGTCATCGACAAAGGCCAACTGGAGACCATTCACGCGTTTGAGATCGTGCTGCAACATGAGCCTGACGCGCGACTGGTGTTGTATGGCGTCGTCGAAGATCCCGTTTATCACGATATGGCCATGAAACTCGTGCAACGTTTGAACCTGGACGACCGGGTGACGCTGTGCGGTCCATCATCGAATGTCGCCGCGATTCTGCAGACCTCGCAAGTCTTTGCGATGCCGTCGCTCAGAGAGGCCCATAGCATCGGGTTTCTCGAAGCACTGGCGTCGGGTATTCCCGTTGTCGCGAGCCGCATTGCAGCATTCGAATTTGCCCGCGATTTTCCGGGTGTATCGCTCGTCGACACGAAAGATCCTTCCACCTATGCGCGCGCACTGCTGCACGCGCTGCGTGTGCCCCGCGCGTATCGCGCGCTGGACGGCTATACGTTGCACGACACGGCAGAGAACTACCTGAAGATCGCGCAAGCCATCTACAAGAACAAAGCGCGAGGCATTGCCGCGGAATCGTCGATATCGGCGTTGGAGAGCAACGAATCATCGATGTGAGCGTGGAAACAAGATCTCTCGTTCAAACGTTTGCTATTACGTACACGCCCAACGGAATTGACATGAGCCTCACATCCAACCAGCAGGACAGCTTCGGCAGCGCGCTCCATATGCTGGTGAGCCAGCAACGCGACACGCTACGGACCATACTCGCGCTTTCGGACACAACGCGTCACCATGACGCAGCGTCCGCCCGCGCAGCACTGGCCGAGATCTTTCGCGCCGCCGGGCAATGCCATTCGACCTATCGCGCGATGCTCGTCGAGATCATTGCGACGCAGCAGGAAGGCTACGTTTCGCGCCAAAACTGAAAGACGTCAGCCAACTGTCAGCGAGTGATCTGCAGATTGCGCGCAGGCGTGTGAATGCGCGATTGACTGTCAATGGGGGAGCACGGCGGTTCTTCGAAAAAACATCATGTTGCGTGCGCTCGCCCACATTCGCTAATCGATTTATCGAGGCAGCATGTCTTGTTAGCGAGCGAACAGGAGCCTTCCTCGCATAGGCATCGCGCGGAATGCCTCCCGTATCGGAGTCGATCCTCGAGGTTCTGGTCCTGTTCATTCAGGTTGGGGAAGAAATGATGTCGACACGTCCGTCTCCAGGACTCGAAACGCAAGCTTCCGACGGCACCGACGTCATTCCCCGGCGACTGCGGCGCGTCGCTGTCGTGCTGTTCGACGGCTTCGACCTGCTGAGCGCCAGCGTCATCGCCAATGCCTTCGAAGCCGCGAGCGAGTTGTCGGCGCGCGGCCCCATCCAGTGGTTCTACCAGATCACCACACTTTCCGACCACGACGGGTATATCGCCAGTTCCGCCGCGTTGCTCGTCAGCGCCGAAACATTCGATACGCACGCCGGCCACGAATTCGATGCGATCTTTGCGATTGTCGGCGCCGACGCGTACATCGACGCACGCTCCGTGCCGCTGATTACGTGGATCAATCGCGCGCGCTCGAAGGCGGCCGACGTGCGGCTCGTCGGCGCGCCGCTGCCCGGTCTCGATGGCCACGCGTGGAGCGAACCGAATGCAAGTGAGCGCGATTCGCCAGCGAGCGCGGTGCGCCTTTCTGGCGAATGCAAGACGAGATCGCAAAGTCTCCACGACGCGCTCACAGGCGCGCTGAAGCTGATTCGCCGCGACATGGGCGACAGCATGGCGCGCCGCGTGGCCGAACGTCTGTCGATCTGCTCGCACGACGTGCTCAA
Coding sequences within:
- a CDS encoding glycosyltransferase, translated to MRILQVVYAPRLSGAEILAKGLAIQHREGGHEVCIASMQPQMADFDHSRSELAAADILCDFPESPRGRIGRLMHLWRCIRRFRPDVIIAHATLAALYVRLLPVSAPVIYVMHSGSNDFANPKLKWAERMLSHRAKAVVGVSSQNTLDYLREVGPHPLVTVIPNGVDLPRFQTAPSASAIADRGTSKQIVQLGRYVIDKGQLETIHAFEIVLQHEPDARLVLYGVVEDPVYHDMAMKLVQRLNLDDRVTLCGPSSNVAAILQTSQVFAMPSLREAHSIGFLEALASGIPVVASRIAAFEFARDFPGVSLVDTKDPSTYARALLHALRVPRAYRALDGYTLHDTAENYLKIAQAIYKNKARGIAAESSISALESNESSM
- a CDS encoding helix-turn-helix domain-containing protein, encoding MPPVSESILEVLVLFIQVGEEMMSTRPSPGLETQASDGTDVIPRRLRRVAVVLFDGFDLLSASVIANAFEAASELSARGPIQWFYQITTLSDHDGYIASSAALLVSAETFDTHAGHEFDAIFAIVGADAYIDARSVPLITWINRARSKAADVRLVGAPLPGLDGHAWSEPNASERDSPASAVRLSGECKTRSQSLHDALTGALKLIRRDMGDSMARRVAERLSICSHDVLNAIFEDVVGNTPAEKVRAAAHWLQDNCRRQVTIEDAAQVAAMSERSLLRHFRSELGMTPSDYLMHARLQVVCNLLIETDLPVDKVAKRAGLTSGDHLARSFRRHMKTSPTEYRAQRRLQC